The nucleotide window TCCTCCGTTTTTCACTTCCTGAATGGCCGCCACAATGTTGGAGTAGGCCCCGCACCGGCAAATGTTGCCGCTCATATACTCGCGGATTTCGGTTTCCGAACCAGCATGGCCTTCGCGCACACAGGCCACGGCCGACATAATCTGGCCGGGCGTGCAGTAGCCGCACTGGAACCCGTCGTGCTTGACGAAGGCTTCCTGCATGGGGTGCAGCTTGTCTCCTTCCGACAACCCTTCGATGGTGGTGATTTTCTTACCGTCGTGCATCACGGCAAAGCTCAGGCAGCTGTTGACGCGCTGCCCGTCGATGTGCACGGTGCAGGCCCCGCACTGGCCGTAGTCGCAGCCTTTCTTGGTGCCGGTCAGGTTGAGGTTTTCGCGCAGCAGGTCCAGCAGCGTGGTGCGGGGCTCTACGGCGAGCTTGTATTTTTTGCCGTTTACTTCCAGCTTCAGGGGTACTTTTTCGAAAGCCCCGGCCACTTTTTCGTCCAGCTCGAAGCTGGCTGCCTGGATTACCGGACCCGGTACCAGGGTGAAGGCCGTCAGCAGCGACGACTGCTTGAGAAAGGTGCGCCGGCCCTCGTCGCGGGGCGTCGGCTGGTCAGATTGGGAAGACATAGACATCAGGAAAGGAAAGTCGGAGGAAAGGCCCAGAACAGCGGCGGCAGCGCTACTGCGCATTGCGCCTGTTCTTGTAACTACGGAAAGGGTCGGCGGGTTAAGGTGGAGCTAAAGAAAATTTGGGCCGATTAAAACGGTTTAGCGCCAACCAGACATCTACCAACGCTTTCCTCTACCCCACCCAATGCCGCCCGCAGGCTCAAAAAAGCAAAAGCCCTTCGTCAACGAATGACAAAGGGCTCGGGGAAATGTTGCTTGACTAGCAGAATGGTTAGTCGAACTTGATGGCGGCTACGGGGCGAATCCGGGAAATCAGGTAGGTCGGAATCAGCACGGCCAGCAGGGACGTCAGGAAGGTGGCCACGTTCAGCACCACCACCATCGTGGGGTCCCAGAAAATCGGCACCCGGTCCATGTAATAGTTTTCCGGGTCGAGCGGGATGGGGTGAAAAAAGTACTGAATGGCGCAGAAGCCCAGCCCGATGAGGTTGCCGTAGACCATGCCCCGTAGCGTGAGACTCAGGCCGCGGTAAAAGAACATGCTGCGAATCTGGTTGTCGGTGGCGCCCAGGGCCTTGAGTACCCCAATCATGTTGGTGCGCTCCAGAATCATGATGAAAATGGTGGCTACCATGTTGAAGGTGGCCACGAAGATGATCAGAATCAGGAAGATAACTACGTTGCGGTTCAGCAGCTTCAGCCAGTCGAAGAGCTGGGCGTACTGGTCGGTGATTTTGTCGAGCTTCAGGTCGTAGCGCAGGTTTTCGTACATGTTGTCCGAAACCGGGTCGAGCTTATTGAAGTCCTTGAGCACGACCT belongs to Hymenobacter cellulosilyticus and includes:
- a CDS encoding (2Fe-2S)-binding protein is translated as MSSQSDQPTPRDEGRRTFLKQSSLLTAFTLVPGPVIQAASFELDEKVAGAFEKVPLKLEVNGKKYKLAVEPRTTLLDLLRENLNLTGTKKGCDYGQCGACTVHIDGQRVNSCLSFAVMHDGKKITTIEGLSEGDKLHPMQEAFVKHDGFQCGYCTPGQIMSAVACVREGHAGSETEIREYMSGNICRCGAYSNIVAAIQEVKNGGQKV
- a CDS encoding ABC transporter permease; protein product: MYENLRYDLKLDKITDQYAQLFDWLKLLNRNVVIFLILIIFVATFNMVATIFIMILERTNMIGVLKALGATDNQIRSMFFYRGLSLTLRGMVYGNLIGLGFCAIQYFFHPIPLDPENYYMDRVPIFWDPTMVVVLNVATFLTSLLAVLIPTYLISRIRPVAAIKFD